A DNA window from Entelurus aequoreus isolate RoL-2023_Sb linkage group LG24, RoL_Eaeq_v1.1, whole genome shotgun sequence contains the following coding sequences:
- the LOC133641748 gene encoding phospholipase A2 group XV-like yields MASRQRITAFSLLTLGVLLLLFSGGSYGSPVGKCVGNTPCQSPGPPVVLVPGDLGNQLEAKLDKPSVVHYICYKKTAAFFTLWLNLEQLVPVAIDCWIDNIRLIYNRTTHTTSSPPGVNISVPGFGQTYSVEYLDPSKRSVGMYFFNIAQALEDWGYTRGDNVRGAPYDWRKAPNENKEYFLALQKMIEEMADKAGGPVVLIAHSMGNMYTLYFLNHQPQAWKDKYIKAFIALGAPWAGVTKTLRVIISGDNNGIPVIGPLKIRSQQRSAVSTSWLLPYSHTWPKDQVLIQTPTTNYTVMDYKRLYSDIDFEDGWLMRQDTESLLFDLTPPGVTVHCLYGTGVPTSEAFQYSAKFPDVEPTVVWGDGDGTVNLLSATQCKRWAGLQKQPVSLQELPGNEHVNMLLNVTTMAYIKKVLFSP; encoded by the exons ATGGCAAGTCGCCAGCGGATAACCGCTTTCTCCCTGCTTACACTCGGCGTGTTATTGTTGCTGTTTTCTGGAGGGAGCTACGGCAGTCCTGTTGGGAAATGCGTGGGGAACACGCCGTGCCAGTCCCCGGGACCCCCAGTGGTCCTCG TTCCTGGAGACCTGGGAAACCAGCTGGAGGCGAAGCTGGATAAACCCAGCGTGGTTCATTACATCTGTTACAAGAAGACAGCCGCCTTCTTCACTTTGTGGCTCAACCTGGAGCAGCTGGTGCCTGTCGCCATTGACTGCTGGATAGACAACATAAG GCTGATCTACAACCGGACCACACACACCACCTCATCACCACCTGGCGTAAACATCAGCGTCCCTGGATTTGGCCAGACATACTCAGTGGAGTATTTGGACCCCAGTAAACGCAGTGTGG GTATGTATTTCTTTAATATCGCACAGGCGCTGGAGGATTGGGGCTACACACGAGGTGACAATGTCAGAGGAGCTCCCTATGATTGGAGGAAAGCACCCA ACGAGAATAAGGAGTACTTCCTGGCGTTGCAGAAGATGATTGAGGAGATGGCAGACAAGGCGGGTGGGCCTGTGGTCCTGATCGCTCACAGTATGGGCAATATGTACACTTTatatttcctcaatcatcagcCGCAAGCCTGGAAAGACAAATACATCAAAGCTTTCATCGCTTTGGGGGCACCGTGGGCAGGTGTGACCAAGACACTCCGCGTGATCATCTCTG GTGACAATAATGGCATCCCAGTGATTGGACCGCTGAAGATTCGCTCTCAGCAACGTTCAGCTGTGTCTACCTCTTGGCTCCTACCCTATTCCCACACCTGGCCCAAAGATCAG GTTTTAATCCAGACGCCCACCACCAACTACACGGTGATGGACTACAAGCGTTTATACTCCGACATAGATTTCGAGGACGGCTGGCTAATGCGTCAGGACACGGAGTCGCTGCTCTTTGACCTCACACCGCCTGGCGTGACCGTCCACTGCTTGTACGGGACCGGCGTTCCCACGTCGGAAGCTTTCCAGTACTCGGCTAAGTTCCCTGACGTCGAGCCCACCGTGGTGTGGGGCGACGGTGATGGGACGGTCAACCTGCTAAGTGCCACCCAATGCAAGCGGTGGGCGGGGCTTCAGAAACAGCCAGTGAGCTTGCAAGAGCTTCCAGGGAACGAGCATGTGAACATGCTGTTGAATGTCACCACTATGGCCTACATAAAGAAAGTGCTTTTCTCGCCGTGA